The following proteins are encoded in a genomic region of Papaver somniferum cultivar HN1 unplaced genomic scaffold, ASM357369v1 unplaced-scaffold_10, whole genome shotgun sequence:
- the LOC113326111 gene encoding F-box protein At5g07610-like produces MENSSSIKRINRKHLTDDIWYEIFLRLTLDSIFKFRCVSKLWFSILSNPSFLNKWYKLNIASLPWGFVHEVPLPEDSYNRKLRCEFPDLHSRYVSHHGFSFRFLHEVVDNNMCILSSSNGLVLCSLVRQESYYACNPLTQKCVLLPPPPRNNIYQFLAASMYNDPTHTRVVTGFMCNSECFLEPTSYKGVRIPKFEAPTKEFKVEMFSSDVGEWNVYHVSRPLTATWKLGNSDNFVTYNGVFYWFQKRNYKILAVSVNRNNTNHECRLINMPELEMNGDEINWLSESLGESEGLICLARFKKLEERLSVWVLDGNHWYMLHDDIILHDQLAELESQLIDGSGWKDFINDIEVVGFSPVDKNVVILSCRKYVWAYNTKTRVFEQLCHHSFPRSLRHFDHHVRALAFYF; encoded by the coding sequence ATGGAGAATTCTTCTTCAATTAAGAGAATCAATCGAAAGCATTTAACAGATGATATTTGGTATGAAATCTTTCTTCGACTTACTCTCGATTCAATCTTCAAATTCAGGTGTGTTTCAAAGCTCTGGTTTTCAATtctctcaaaccctagttttcttaACAAATGGTATAAACTCAACATTGCATCACTCCCATGGGGATTTGTTCATGAAGTTCCTTTACCTGAAGATTCATATAACCGAAAATTACGATGTGAATTTCCTGATTTACATTCACGATATGTATCTCATCATGGGTTTTCTTTTAGATTCTTACATGAAGTAGTCGATAACAATATGTGCATTTTAAGTTCGAGTAATGGTTTGGTTCTCTGCTCCTTAGTTCGTCAGGAGAGTTATTATGCATGTAATCCACTCACTCAGAAATGTGTTTTGCTTCCTCCGCCACCTCGAAATAATATTTATCAGTTTCTGGCTGCCTCTATGTATAATGATCCAACACATACTCGGGTTGTGACTGGTTTTATGTGTAATAGTGAATGTTTTTTGGAACCTACGAGTTACAAGGGTGTTCGTATACCGAAGTTTGAAGCTCCAACAAAAGAATTTAAAGTTGAAATGTTTTCTTCTGATGTGGGTGAATGGAATGTTTACCATGTTTCACGTCCTCTGACTGCTACTTGGAAACTCGGTAATTCTGACAATTTTGTTACGTATAATGGTGTTTTCTACTGGTTTCAAAAGCGAAACTACAAAATTCTAGCTGTCAGTGTTAACCGGAACAACACCAACCATGAATGTAGGTTGATCAATATGCCTGAGCTTGAAATGAATGGTGATGAGATCAACTGGTTGAGTGAATCTCTTGGGGAGTCTGAAGGATTGATTTGTTTGGCTAGGTTCAAGAAATTAGAGGAGAGATTGAGTGTTTGGGTGCTTGATGGAAATCACTGGTATATGTTGCACGATGATATTATACTTCATGATCAGTTAGCAGAATTGGAATCTCAGTTGATTGATGGATCAGGTtggaaagattttattaatgataTCGAGGTTGTAGGTTTCAGTCCAGTTGACAAAAATGTGGTTATACTTAGTTGCAGGAAGTATGTTTGGGCATATAACACCAAAACCAGGGTATTTGAACAGCTCTGTCATCATTCTTTCCCGCGTAGCCTTCGTCACTTTGATCATCATGTGAGGGCCTTagcattttatttttaa
- the LOC113326575 gene encoding dehydrodolichyl diphosphate synthase 2-like, which translates to MEKVVCVEEQLYKEMEKLQATDAKVWTEEELPAGLIRERIPKHVAVMLDGNRRWAKQKGLEPMLGHHGSSHSLKLVAELCCKWGIKVLTVFAFSTGNWVRPKVEVDFLMKAFEISCERDLEVYIRNKVRVSFIGDRLKLPIALQKVFEETTEATKNYTRLHVIVGVNYGGREDIIQACQSMCLKAKDNLIQPEDVDENLLNQELETKCTEFPYPDLLIRTSGERRISNFLMWQLAYTELYFEECLWPDFGEKEFVKALKSFQERRRRYGGDDEDNLGEEVYTQSQPIIEEYGKHFIHSSK; encoded by the coding sequence ATGGAGAAGGTGGTATGCGTTGAAGAACAACTATACAAAGAAATGGAAAAACTTCAAGCAACTGATGCAAAAGTCTGGACAGAAGAGGAATTGCCTGCTGGTCTAATTCGTGAACGTATACCAAAACACGTAGCGGTAATGCTGGACGGCAACAGAAGGTGGGCAAAACAGAAAGGTTTGGAACCTATGTTAGGTCATCACGGGTCATCTCATAGTCTGAAACTAGTTGCTGAATTATGTTGCAAATGGGGAATTAAGGTCTTAACAGTATTTGCATTCTCAACTGGGAATTGGGTTCGACCTAAAGTTGAGGTTGACTTCTTAATGAAAGCCTTTGAAATAAGTTGTGAGAGGGACCTGGAGGTTTATATCAGGAACAAGGTACGAGTATCTTTCATAGGGGATCGACTGAAGCTACCAATTGCACTACAAAAAGTGTTTGAAGAGACAACAGAAGCCACGAAGAATTACACGAGACTTCATGTGATTGTGGGAGTTAACTATGGCGGGAGAGAAGACATCATACAAGCATGTCAAAGTATGTGTCTCAAAGCAAAAGATAATCTCATCCAACCAGAAGACGTCGATGAAAATTTACTTAATCAAGAACTTGAAACAAAATGTACCGAATTCCCTTACCCCGATTTACTTATCAGAACTAGTGGGGAACGTAGGATCAGTAACTTCTTAATGTGGCAATTAGCTTATACTGAACTTTACTTTGAAGAATGTCTTTGGCCTGATTTCGGCGAGAAAGAATTTGTTAAGGCATTAAAATCATTTCAAGAAAGACGGAGACGGTACGGAGGAGATGATGAAGATAATTTGGGTGAGGAGGTTTATACTCAATCTCAGCCAATTATCGAGGAATATGGTAAGCATTTCATTCATTCAAGCAAGTAA